The Rathayibacter caricis DSM 15933 genomic sequence TGCGCACGTGCTGCGACACCGTGGGCTGGCTGATGTGCAGGGCGACCGCCGCGCGGCCGAAGCCGCCGCAGTCGGCGATCGCCACGAGCGTGCGCAGGTGGACGATGTCGAGGGTCTCCGGCATGCTGCGAGGCTAGACAGGCGCTCGCCGCGGAGCGACCCGGAGCGCAACACGGCGACACGGCGACGCCCTCCCCCGCAGGGCCGGGGCCGGGCGGAGGAGGGCGTGCGGCGTCGATCAGTGCGCGAGCACGGGCTCCGCGGTCGGCGCCGCCGCCACGGCGGAGCGCCGGCGGAAGAGCAGCACCGACAGCACGGCGCCGAGCGCGAAGAAGCCGGCGCCCCATCCGTACGCCACGGCGTAGCTCTGCACCGCGGCCTCGGCGGCGACCGCCGCGGTGACCGGCGAGTTCGCGGCCAGGTAGTCGGTGACCGCGGTCGCGGCGAGCGTGTTCAGCAGGGCGGTGCCGATCGATCCGCCGACCTGCTGGCTCGTGTTGACCATCGCCGAGGCGACGCCGGCGAAGCGCGGATCGACACCGCGCGTCGCCGTCTGCATCGACCCAGGCATGATCGAGCCCATCGCGAAGCCGAGCACCATGAGCGCCGGCAGCACGTCGGCCGCGTAGGCGCTGCCGAGGTCCAGGCGGGTGAGCAGGAGCATGCCGACCACTCCGAGCACCATGCCGAACGGCACCATGATCTTCGGGCCGAAGCGCGGCAGCAGCAGGTTGGTCGAGAGCTGGGCCGCGAGGACGAGCATGCCGATCATCGGGAGGAACGACAGCCCGGTGCGGATCGGCGAGTAGCCCAGCGAGACCTGCAGGTAGTAGGTGACGAAGAGGAAGATGCCGAACATCCCGGCGCCCGCGATCAGCACCGAGAGGTAGGCGGCGCCACGGTCGCGGTCGAGCACGATCGGCAGCGGCAGGAGCGGGTGCTCGGTCGTGCGCTGACGCTGCACGAAGGCGGCCAGCAGCACCACCGCCGCGGCGAGGGGCACCCACGTCATCGGCGAGTCCCAGCCGTCGGTCTCGGCGTTCGCGAAGCCGAAGACCAGGCCGAACAGCGCACCCGAGACCAGCAGGGTGCCGGGCACGTCGAGGCGGGGACGCGGACCGGTGCGGTCGATCGGCGGCACGAACACGATCGCGCCGATCACGGCGACGACCGCGATCACGACGTTGATGTAGAGGTTCCAGCGCCAGTCGAAGCTCTCGGTGAGCACTCCGCCCAGGAGGAGTCCGACCGCGCCGCCCGCGCCGGCGATCGCACCGAAGACGCCGA encodes the following:
- a CDS encoding MFS transporter; this translates as MTQTSSLPVPAASAAAAPSNRRWWTLVAVGLAQLMVVLDSTVVNIALPAAQADLGFSDGDRQWVVTAYSLAFGSLLLLGGRLSDLLGRKRTFVIGLIGFAIASALGGAAGTFELLIAARALQGVFGALLAPTALAVLTTTFTVPKERARAFGVFGAIAGAGGAVGLLLGGVLTESFDWRWNLYINVVIAVVAVIGAIVFVPPIDRTGPRPRLDVPGTLLVSGALFGLVFGFANAETDGWDSPMTWVPLAAAVVLLAAFVQRQRTTEHPLLPLPIVLDRDRGAAYLSVLIAGAGMFGIFLFVTYYLQVSLGYSPIRTGLSFLPMIGMLVLAAQLSTNLLLPRFGPKIMVPFGMVLGVVGMLLLTRLDLGSAYAADVLPALMVLGFAMGSIMPGSMQTATRGVDPRFAGVASAMVNTSQQVGGSIGTALLNTLAATAVTDYLAANSPVTAAVAAEAAVQSYAVAYGWGAGFFALGAVLSVLLFRRRSAVAAAPTAEPVLAH